The Cynocephalus volans isolate mCynVol1 chromosome 17, mCynVol1.pri, whole genome shotgun sequence genomic interval TTTGCGTCATCGAGGTCCCTTGTGCCGGTCTGAGGGTTGCGGCtgcctctctccatctcctcccaTTTACAAAGCAAGCTGGGTATTACCGTGGTGCGCCAGGAAACTCTCTGGCCCACTCGGTCCTTTCCACTTGGgtcccagttctgttctctctccagTCCTGTCCTCGGGTCTCGGGGAAACTTAGTTTGTGCGGACAGCCGAGGTATCTATAAGTTCTCGTCCCTACGCTTGGCTCATATGGCGGACACGAACCGATCCACCCCGCCGGTATAGGCGGCGGCATGGCGAGCATGGTAGGCGCCTCCACTGCCCGCTCCAAGCTGCCCCCCAGGATTGTAGCAGGGCCCCAGCGCTCCGAACTGGCCAGGTGATGTGCGCCCGTAGAAGTCCACTGCGGTCTCGACGCCGCCACTATTGCCACTCACAGGGGGCGAAGCTGGTCCCGCCAGGCGGCCAGCCGCGGCAAAGAGCGCGCTGCCGGCTCCCTGCGGGTACGCACCGTCGGGGTTCGCGTAGGCGGCCGCGTAGGCCGAGGGGTTGGCGGGCCGGGCCCCTGCGCAGCCGGCGGGCTGGTAGCTGGTGGTAGTGGCAGGGGCGCCGGCCGAGGCAAACGCGCAGGAGCCCCCGGGCCCCGACGGCGCGGGACCCAACTCTGGGCTGAGCGGCCGCTCAGGAACCAGGCTGAAGACTCGGCAAGGGCCCGGCGACGCGGCGGGGTAGTACACCGGTGGCGGCGCGGCGAGCGGCGGCGGCGCGTAGCCCGCATAGACGGCGCCCGGGTAGGGCGGGCGCGCGGCGGGTACCGCGCCCGGGAAGatggcggcagcggcggcggcggccgcggcggctgcggcggccgCCGCGTCGTGCATGTAGGCCGGGTAGGTGGAGAGGTCCGAGCGCTTGAAACGCTTGCGGCGGCGCAGGAAGCTGCCGCTCTCGAACATGTCCTCGGCGTTGGGGTCGAGCGCCCAGTAGTTGCCCTTGCCCGGGCGGCCGGCCTCACGCGGGATCTTGAGGAAGCAGTCATTGAGCGTGAGGTTGTGCCGGATGCTGTTCTGCCACTTTTTGGGGTTGTCGCGGTAGAAGGGGAAGCGCTCGGTGATGAACTTGTAGATGCCGCCGAGCGTGAGACGGCGCTCCGGCGCGTGCGCGATGGCCATGGCAATGAGCGCGATGTAGCTGTAGGGCGGCTTCCCGCGCTGCAGGGGGCGCTTGCGCCGCCGCCCGCCCGCGCCGCGGCCAGCTGCCTCTGCCGGGACCCCGGCCCCCGCCGCAGCCGCCTCGCCGCGCTCCTCCTTCACGGCCGCCAGCGCCTCGGGCTGCGGCGGTGGTGGCGGAGGCCCGCTCTCGGCCGTCATGGCGCGGCCGTCCCGCGTCCCCCCGGAGTCTGCGCCGCCCGCCGCTGTCGAGGATCCGGGTGGGGGCGGGTCTAGGAGCTGCGCGCCCGGGACGCGGGGTCCCAGGAACCGACGCTAGGCTCCTCTGCGGAGAGCACAGGGGGTCCTCGCGGGCTGGCACCGAGAGCGCAGCTGCCTGGGCTGGGGTGCGCTGGAGGCTCGGCGCCTGCGGTCTCCCGGCTAGCACCGTGCGGACAGAGGCGCAGGAGTGTCCCTCCCACCGACGGCTCAGCTCGTGTTCCGGAGCTCGAGGCCAGGCAGCGGCGGCGCGGCTTTGGGACCCGGCCCAGGCTCTCGTCACCAGCTTCTTGACGCGTTAGCGCCAGGCGGACAAGGGGTCCGGAAGTGGTCCCGCAGTTGGGGCGGCTGCCGCTGGTCTGTGGTCCCCCCTGGTCCGAGGCTAACTGTAGAGGTCGTGTGCGCAGAGGAGGCTGCGGGCCCGAAGGCCTGAGCGAGGACAGTTAGTGCAGGCGCGGGGCGCTCTGGCGGCGGCCGCCCATGCCGTGCCCCTGCGGCCGAGGCGGCGGGCGGCGCCCAGGGCAGGGAGGCGAGCGCGGGCCCAGGCGCGACGGACGGCGACTGCTCGTCTCCGCGGCTTTGGACTCCAGCCTCGGGGACCGCTGGCGAGGCGCTCCCCTGAACACACCCGGACCGGCTCCTCCCTCTGCCGGCTTCCCCTCCTTAAAGGCGCCAGGAAGCGTGGGGCGGCGCCGGTTCCCCGCCCGCCCCCGGACTGCCCGCCCCCCCGCCCCGCGGCCCCGGGAGCACCTCCCCAGGTAGCAGCAGCTGTGGCCGCACGGCAGGAGCCCCGCGACCTCAGAACGGGGAGGGCGCTTGGAGATCCCCCGGGCTGGCCCCCTCTGCGCGGCCACGGGTAGACTGAGGCTCGGAGAGTCCAGGGACTGGCTCCGGACACCTCGGCGCCCGAACTCAGCGCTTCCGGACTTTTCCGGCCTCTGCCTAGGGCTGGGATTCGCAGGTGAAAGGAAGGGCTCGCTTCACTTTTCTGTCCTGAGAGGGTGAGAATTGGTCGAGGGGGCGCTTGGTtattgtgggggggaggggatgggaaggTAGAAGTTCCGGTGACGCGCTCCCAAGGCCTTTCAGGATGATGTCCAAACCCCAATCGGGgctgccctgcccactgcccaCTCCCCACGACAGTCCCTCGTCTTTCAGACGAGGATTCCTAGGCCCAGAAGGGAAGGTGACTTGCCATGGCCTCACAGCGACTTTGCCACTTAGCGGAGCTCAAACCTGCGTCCCTTTAGGACTGCGCTTCCCGGCTGTGTTCCAGAGGTAGCCACTTTCCCATTTTGAGTTCCAGGTTCCTCAACTGTACCGAGCGTTTGGATCTCAAGAGTCCTTCCGTTGAAGTGGCTCGGGGTCCCTCTCTGTGTGGTGCAGAGTGGCGCACGGCTTAAAGACGATGCAGGCCAGGCTCCTGCCCTCGCTTGGTAACCTCCTCTTCCAATTCCCCTGGGCCAGGGAGGGCTCCAGGTAGCTCTCAATCCCCCCGCCCCGCGCCGAGGCAGCCAAGCGGCCCCTTCCCACAGCGGGGAGGGGGAAGCGGCTCCGGGTGGGCGCGTCTCCCGGGGAAGGGGAGGGCAAACCGAGACCGTTTGCTTTATGAGTGTCCGATTTCTGAGTTCCTTTCCTGCTGTCCCCTCGGGCAGGACTCCGTCCTAACCCGGTACTCCCGGCGGCGCAGCCCCGCTGGCCTTCGTTCGCTCTGTGGCCATTCTCGGGGAGACCTGGGGCCTATCCCTTACCCCTCGCAGGGCCTCAGTTTTCTACTCTGTGAATTGGGGGCTGGAGGGCGTGTGCTGATCTCCGAGACTCCTTCTGCTCTTGGGATTCCGAGCCTTGGTGGCGGCTCCGGAGGCTCCAGTCCGGACACAGCTTTCcggggtgtgtggggggtgggggtgccgCGGGTGCCGGGTGGAGCCGAGAGTGCTGCGGGAGCGCCAGAGATCCCAAGCGGAGGTTTTGGCCAGAAGCGGGTGGCACGGCCTCGGGGGATGTTAGTCGCGTTCTTCTCGAAAGCTCAGGGCAGGCTCAGCCTGGCCAAGCGTTGGGCAGCTGCCTTCGGAAGAACGAGGCAAAAGCCCAGATCTTCGCTCTGCTGACCCGGGTGTGTGGAAACAGTCGTACGTTTGCTTGACGACCTTCCCCAGCAGAAGAGTGCTCGAGCGAATGGAGAGGGGCTTTACACTCGCTAAACAAAACTCCTAGCTTCCTTCTTCCGAAGTAAGGAAGTGAAATCCCGGTTGCGTCCTGTTTCTCTTTTCCACAGgatttttttcaaagttaaaaaatttaaaattttaaccgGATTATATCAGAGGGACCCTTTAATACGAGATTTTGTGGTTCTCTGTATTTCCAAGATTCTGAGATTCGGATTTCCAGATTTTCAATTCTGGACCATTATTCTAACATGATTCCATCAATCAAAGAATGTGATTCTGTAATTCTAAACTTCCATGACGAGGAGTCTAAATTATTTGACTGTGATTATATTCTTGTTTAAGCTTCTGGTCAAAGTCTAAAAGCCCATTCGTTATATTTTAAGATGCTGGGACTTTGTGTCTGACTTTGTACATGAAAATATGATGCCACTACTGGGAGCTGCCGCTTCtttagttttagatttttttttttttttcagttttaaggcatatattatttattttgaattcctgTCCAGGAATGTCTAGTTGGAAGATTTGAGTACTATAAATCCATAGCATTCTTCTTCCTTAATTCCAAAATGTTAGTACTGGATCCACTATTACGTAGCTTTCAGAATCTGATctaataattcatttaatatttgtgaCTCTATGCTTTAATGATCGGTCCTGTTACTACATGATTCTCTACTTACAAGCTTCAAGGACTATGGTTAAAAGTCTTCACGTCTCAGATTTTCTGATCCTCGGTGTCTGGTGTCTGTGGCTTCCTTCTTCTAGATTCTGATCCCTTTTGTCCGACTTTGTTGCTACCAAGCTACACACCTATGCCCCACATCAAGACTTATCCGGAGATTAGAATTCCCAAGATCgtgattttaaaatcttcatgAACAAAGGACCCCTAAAATTCTACtccctaagtgttttatttaaataatgcaTTTCAAAA includes:
- the FOXE1 gene encoding forkhead box protein E1: MTAESGPPPPPPQPEALAAVKEERGEAAAAGAGVPAEAAGRGAGGRRRKRPLQRGKPPYSYIALIAMAIAHAPERRLTLGGIYKFITERFPFYRDNPKKWQNSIRHNLTLNDCFLKIPREAGRPGKGNYWALDPNAEDMFESGSFLRRRKRFKRSDLSTYPAYMHDAAAAAAAAAAAAAAAIFPGAVPAARPPYPGAVYAGYAPPPLAAPPPVYYPAASPGPCRVFSLVPERPLSPELGPAPSGPGGSCAFASAGAPATTTSYQPAGCAGARPANPSAYAAAYANPDGAYPQGAGSALFAAAGRLAGPASPPVSGNSGGVETAVDFYGRTSPGQFGALGPCYNPGGQLGAGSGGAYHARHAAAYTGGVDRFVSAI